Below is a genomic region from Rhizobium sp. 9140.
GAGCATGATGGTCGAGGTGCTGAACCCGAAGACGGCCATCTTCTTCCTCGCCTTCCTGCCGCAATTCGTGGATCCCTCAGCCGCGATTCCCGTCTGGGTGCAGTTCGCCGTGCTCGGCACCATCGTCAACATGATGTTTTCGCTGGCGGATATCGTCTGCGTTCTGCTTGCCGAAGCGGTTCTCGCGCGGCTGCGCACCTCGGGTCGAGCCGAGCGCCTGATGCAGAAGATCGGCGGCACGATCCTCGTCGGGCTCGGCCTCAACGTGGCGTTGAGCCGGGCGTAATCCCTGCTATTCGAGCGTCCATCCCAACGGAATATTAACGCCGATACCGCATCATCCCGCCTTGTCGTACTGCGTACAGGTCGGGTAGCGTTTCGTGTTCATGGCAGCGTGTCAAACGGCAGAACGAATTCTGCCGCCGGGTCTGAAAGACCGGCTTCTGCCGCATATACGCCGGCTGGAGCCGCTGCTCACCAGCGATGACCCGAAGCACCTCGCCCAGCGCATGGCGCTCGTCGCCTTCGCCATCCGCGTGATCAGCGCTGGCATCGCCTTCGTTTCGCAGATCATCATGGCGCGCATGATGGGCGAGTTCGAATACGGCATCTTCGTTTTCGTCTGGGTGCTGGTCGTGCTCTTCGGAAACCTCTCCTGCCTTGGCTTCCACACCGCCATCATCCGCTTCGTGCCGCAATATCACGCCGTCAACGCGCTGGACGAAATCCGCGGCATGACGGCGACGGTGCGCATCTTCGCCCTCCTGTCGGCCACCGTGCTTGCGGTCGTCGGCATCGGCGGGCTGGTCGTCTTCGGAGATCTCGTCAACGGCTATTATCTCGTTCCGCTGTATCTCGGCATCTTCGCCCTGCCGATGATCGCGCTCGGCGACGTGATGGACGGCACCTCGCGGGCGCACAGCTGGGCAGTCTCGGCCCTCAGCCCCACCTACATCGTCCGGCCCGTCCTCATCCTTGCCTTCATGGTCGGCGCCGTCTGGGCCGGCGAGCCGTCCACCGCACGGACCGCGATGATCGCCGCCATGGTGGCCACCTATGTCACGAGCGTCGGGCAGTTCTTCATTCTCACATGGCGCCTGCGCAGGCGCTATCTCGCCGGCCCGCTGCGCCTCGAATTCCGCACCTGGCTTCGCGTCGCCTTGCCGATCTTTCTCATCGAGGGCTTCGGCTTCATGCTGACGAATTCGGATGTCGTGCTGGTCGGCATCGCGCTCGATCCGGAAAGCGTCGCGATCTATTTTGCCGCCGCAAAGACGATGGCGCTCGTTCATTTCGTGATGTTCGCCGTCAAGGCTGCCGCCGCGCCGCGTTTCTCCGCTGCGATGGGAAAGTCGGGCATGGGCAGGCCCGATAGGCAGCAACTGTCTGCCATCGCCATCGAAAGCGCCAGATGGTGCTTCTGGCCGTCGCTGTTCGTCGGGGGCTGCGTCCTGGCGTCCGGCAGTTTCCTTCTCTCGCTGTTCGGGCCGGCCTTCCTCTCCGGTTACCCGCTGATGGCGATCCTCTTTGCGGGCATCATGGCCAAGGCGCTCATCGGCCCGGCGGAGGCGCTGCTCACCATGGGAGGCCAGCAGGCGCTCTGCGTCAAACTCTACGCCGCAGCCCTTGCCGCCAATCTCGCGCTCAACGTCACCCTCATTCCCGTCTTCGGGCTGACGGGTGCCGCCATGGCAACAGCCGGCGCCATGATGGTCGAAGCGACATTGCTGCACCTTGCCGTGCGTCACACCTTCGGCATCCGGCTCTTCGCCTTTGCCGCTCCCCAGTCCGGACCCGTCGATACTACACTTCCTGATAGGGGCCTTCCTGATAGGGGACTTCTCGATATGGACCAGACGACGACCAGACCGATGGATGCAGAGGCCAGCCGACCATGAGCGTCACGCCCCAGTTCCCGACAGACGCCAACAGCCGTCCCTCGCAGCTGCCCCGCCGCGGGCAACTGGGC
It encodes:
- a CDS encoding lipopolysaccharide biosynthesis protein gives rise to the protein MAACQTAERILPPGLKDRLLPHIRRLEPLLTSDDPKHLAQRMALVAFAIRVISAGIAFVSQIIMARMMGEFEYGIFVFVWVLVVLFGNLSCLGFHTAIIRFVPQYHAVNALDEIRGMTATVRIFALLSATVLAVVGIGGLVVFGDLVNGYYLVPLYLGIFALPMIALGDVMDGTSRAHSWAVSALSPTYIVRPVLILAFMVGAVWAGEPSTARTAMIAAMVATYVTSVGQFFILTWRLRRRYLAGPLRLEFRTWLRVALPIFLIEGFGFMLTNSDVVLVGIALDPESVAIYFAAAKTMALVHFVMFAVKAAAAPRFSAAMGKSGMGRPDRQQLSAIAIESARWCFWPSLFVGGCVLASGSFLLSLFGPAFLSGYPLMAILFAGIMAKALIGPAEALLTMGGQQALCVKLYAAALAANLALNVTLIPVFGLTGAAMATAGAMMVEATLLHLAVRHTFGIRLFAFAAPQSGPVDTTLPDRGLPDRGLLDMDQTTTRPMDAEASRP